A region from the Lentimonas sp. CC4 genome encodes:
- a CDS encoding EF-hand domain-containing protein has product MNNTQCILTLVCTLAFAGCSETTKESQPSAPQAPASSLGTSPAQRVEPVMEVPDVISPIEMHEPAIAAIVVEPEPIIVVAPAPIVEVIEVVEPEPVIVEVVEPEPEVVVETPAPEYVFPPKTPRNLQQRFRDNDVDQDGYLSLEEFTSYLSVWLAQNQPHRDAKTWAPGPFKKKDTNGDGKLSPAEAFGQ; this is encoded by the coding sequence ATGAATAATACCCAATGCATACTTACGCTCGTCTGCACCCTAGCATTTGCTGGTTGCTCCGAAACCACTAAAGAGAGTCAACCATCCGCTCCACAAGCACCTGCTTCCAGTTTAGGAACGTCTCCTGCGCAACGAGTAGAGCCTGTGATGGAGGTGCCAGACGTTATCTCTCCAATCGAAATGCACGAACCTGCGATCGCAGCCATCGTCGTTGAGCCAGAGCCGATCATCGTCGTAGCACCTGCGCCCATCGTGGAGGTGATCGAAGTCGTCGAGCCAGAACCAGTGATAGTCGAAGTCGTCGAACCAGAGCCAGAGGTTGTTGTCGAGACACCCGCACCAGAATACGTCTTCCCTCCGAAGACGCCGCGCAATTTACAGCAACGCTTTAGAGACAACGATGTGGATCAGGATGGTTATCTTTCGCTCGAAGAGTTCACTAGCTACTTGTCAGTGTGGTTGGCTCAGAATCAACCACACCGCGACGCTAAGACATGGGCGCCGGGGCCTTTTAAGAAGAAAGATACGAATGGTGACGGTAAGTTGAGCCCCGCGGAGGCATTTGGTCAGTAG
- a CDS encoding ABC transporter ATP-binding protein codes for MISVQDIHKRFGGHSVLRGLSFSAERGHITGLVGPNGSGKTTTIRILTGFYDADEGDVCIGDQQMSIKSVDAKRLVGYAPENAPLYREQTVAEYIRFIARLRGVKRAQLQTEVDRSIDAFSLGGVCFQAVGTLSKGYRHRVSLAQCLLGDPPVIVLDEPTDGLDPLQKIETRNMIRTLAKSKAVLLTTHLLEEVESLCDRVVLLNQGTVAFAGTIDEVRHAGSADLVIVVRIANEDTDRMNQALVNFDGLISASFSTEAGRAQARLNVKWNGAVVDVLDQLSVRLHEHGLRVVELRCEDSPLSMLFKPQS; via the coding sequence ATGATTAGTGTTCAGGATATTCACAAGCGCTTTGGCGGTCATTCTGTGTTGCGTGGTTTAAGTTTCTCTGCGGAACGCGGACATATCACTGGATTAGTGGGGCCAAATGGTTCCGGTAAAACGACCACGATTCGTATTCTCACGGGTTTCTATGATGCGGATGAAGGGGACGTATGCATCGGTGATCAGCAGATGAGTATCAAGTCTGTGGATGCGAAGCGCCTGGTGGGCTATGCCCCTGAAAATGCACCGCTTTATCGTGAACAAACCGTAGCGGAATATATTCGCTTCATTGCCCGATTGCGGGGGGTGAAACGTGCACAGTTGCAGACGGAAGTCGATCGATCGATTGATGCCTTTAGTCTAGGGGGTGTCTGCTTCCAGGCGGTTGGGACACTTTCAAAAGGGTATCGGCACCGCGTCTCCTTGGCCCAGTGTTTGCTTGGAGATCCGCCCGTGATTGTGTTGGATGAGCCAACGGATGGTCTTGACCCTTTGCAGAAGATCGAGACGCGTAACATGATTCGAACGCTCGCGAAGTCGAAGGCAGTGTTGTTGACGACGCACCTGTTGGAGGAAGTGGAGTCTTTGTGCGATCGTGTGGTGTTGCTCAATCAAGGAACTGTCGCCTTTGCTGGGACGATTGATGAGGTGCGCCATGCTGGATCTGCGGACCTCGTCATTGTTGTTCGTATTGCAAATGAGGATACAGATCGGATGAATCAGGCATTGGTGAATTTTGATGGACTCATCTCGGCGAGTTTCTCCACAGAGGCCGGACGTGCTCAGGCGCGTTTGAATGTGAAATGGAATGGTGCCGTGGTCGATGTTCTAGATCAACTATCCGTTCGTTTGCACGAACATGGGCTTCGGGTGGTGGAGCTGCGGTGCGAGGATTCGCCGCTGTCGATGTTGTTTAAACCTCAGAGCTGA
- a CDS encoding family 16 glycosylhydrolase: MIYDRVRGILLSACALSIVPALNGGSSDKPLPFSDPDNVGGWVYNTVVSDEFEGTEIDEDRWYIVGKFKDGVPFYKHPDKPEKRVWTGRAPSQFSGRNYRLEDGKLKLETRWEPDFPFSDEIRQPVFGEALPYENITTACFISRKEFKYGYIEIKSKAADAQVTSAFWSMGEGIEFDFFEAYGDGRGNKSHLDSQLWWSIRDWTNLKGQPSYTERKDIGFRFADDFHVYGIEWDETGIKYYVDGERFTGVTAEEATAWAKKNRDVPDDYDGYVATVPINIWLDNEIFPWHGIPESKEDLELNSPAGEKEDGVVDYEIEYVRVWQKAN, encoded by the coding sequence ATGATTTACGATCGAGTCAGAGGTATACTTCTGAGCGCGTGCGCACTATCCATTGTGCCTGCGTTGAATGGAGGCAGCTCAGACAAGCCATTGCCATTCTCAGATCCCGACAATGTCGGTGGATGGGTTTACAACACAGTGGTGAGCGATGAGTTTGAGGGCACCGAGATCGATGAAGATCGTTGGTATATCGTAGGAAAATTCAAAGACGGCGTTCCTTTTTATAAGCATCCCGATAAGCCAGAGAAACGAGTGTGGACGGGGCGTGCGCCGTCGCAGTTTTCTGGGCGTAACTATCGTCTGGAAGACGGTAAGCTGAAGCTTGAGACGCGCTGGGAGCCTGACTTCCCGTTTAGCGATGAGATACGTCAGCCTGTCTTTGGCGAAGCGCTGCCTTATGAGAATATCACCACAGCTTGCTTCATTTCGCGCAAGGAATTTAAGTATGGCTACATCGAGATTAAGAGTAAGGCCGCCGATGCGCAGGTCACCAGCGCCTTTTGGTCGATGGGCGAGGGCATCGAGTTTGACTTCTTCGAAGCCTATGGAGATGGACGCGGCAATAAATCGCACCTCGATAGCCAGTTGTGGTGGTCGATTCGTGATTGGACCAATCTAAAGGGGCAACCTTCTTATACCGAGCGAAAGGACATCGGTTTTCGCTTCGCTGACGATTTCCATGTGTATGGGATCGAGTGGGATGAGACTGGCATTAAATACTATGTCGATGGTGAGCGCTTTACAGGCGTAACCGCTGAAGAGGCGACCGCATGGGCGAAGAAAAATCGTGATGTCCCCGATGACTACGATGGATATGTCGCCACGGTGCCGATCAATATTTGGTTGGATAACGAAATATTTCCATGGCACGGAATTCCCGAGAGTAAAGAAGACTTGGAGCTCAACAGCCCCGCTGGCGAGAAAGAGGACGGAGTCGTCGATTACGAAATCGAGTATGTCCGTGTCTGGCAGAAAGCGAACTGA
- a CDS encoding glycoside hydrolase family 42: MIIKKYGSSCMQYGFTLLACLVVGTSCHLAEAESQYEAQALSKISSIESLMADARSKSIDVTREETVVWFSKEFLKFANWDEANTEANEYLFGVYHQPFKSQKKKLAEELPDFERKKVIEMLDDGIDTLEDVLSGKIVRRPVNKVDWQNIEVSEDVLLSNGKPIFLYDYFSKSVGRPLTDTQVYNDHLGAIFHGGENLYPVDHDRAINSFLLQEDGTFDDALLSEITDISDTNVGFLLFWNGGIPDWVLEQEPEANLGRGLFTGFDIDNPLVRDVWGQIAQKSGELTQGKKVTQLGYILSNEPHWYAAKEHWTQRYKEMNALSSYTDANFKVWLEQNYDGDIKLLNQNWKTSFASFDAVTYPFPISRSYRGKPMWYDFCRYNMDRVTDWFTYIQDELRKGNPDADTSIKLQPNLFSENYRSHGIDMEALTELTSIIGDDAKTQWIRNLNAKQPAPWEAHYAYFWEELSMTYDFMESVSPNKIHFNSENHFLSASWVRELDQPAAYVRNVYWLATIQGMDANLAWWWARDPDGSPEDRMEGELDFFDPALAGSYAASANQQPHVVNEVTQVMYDLNSFSEEVMAVRKQRRPIRFFYSETSAINKPRHMSEHFEVYEQLFFEGFPLGYATQKIIQKQDANEWDAILVYKTEFVTDAEFDALQGYLDNGGTVLLDSQSLTKNEYGQSRSKQLKASKGKLVALGADRLLGSIKDLALEQLPDDLLPILVHEDNGTTHKGCTWRVVKNLTGDGYLVNILNLGKHSADLNLTRQSGESVAAVNMLTGQTIGSEFELEPNGVLLLEVKVGL, from the coding sequence ATGATCATCAAAAAATACGGCTCAAGTTGTATGCAATATGGGTTCACGCTGTTGGCCTGTCTCGTAGTCGGCACTAGCTGCCATCTAGCCGAAGCAGAGTCACAATACGAAGCACAAGCCTTGTCCAAAATTAGCTCAATCGAGAGTTTAATGGCGGACGCACGTTCGAAGTCGATCGACGTCACTCGTGAGGAAACCGTTGTCTGGTTTTCTAAGGAATTTCTGAAGTTTGCCAATTGGGACGAAGCCAATACGGAGGCGAATGAATATTTGTTTGGTGTGTATCATCAGCCCTTTAAGAGTCAGAAAAAGAAGCTGGCCGAGGAGTTGCCTGACTTTGAACGCAAAAAAGTGATCGAGATGCTCGATGATGGGATCGATACACTTGAAGATGTCTTGAGCGGAAAGATTGTTCGCCGCCCGGTTAACAAGGTCGATTGGCAAAACATCGAAGTGAGTGAAGATGTATTGCTGAGCAATGGTAAGCCGATCTTTCTCTATGATTATTTCTCTAAGTCAGTGGGGCGTCCGTTGACTGATACCCAGGTTTACAACGACCATCTAGGGGCAATTTTCCACGGTGGGGAGAACCTGTATCCAGTCGATCACGACCGCGCGATCAATTCATTCCTACTTCAGGAAGATGGCACGTTTGACGACGCACTCTTGAGCGAGATCACCGATATCTCCGACACGAACGTCGGCTTTCTATTGTTCTGGAACGGCGGCATTCCTGATTGGGTGCTAGAGCAGGAGCCTGAAGCCAATTTAGGTCGCGGCCTTTTTACAGGCTTTGATATCGATAATCCTCTCGTGCGTGATGTGTGGGGACAGATTGCTCAAAAGTCAGGAGAGCTCACTCAGGGCAAAAAGGTGACTCAGCTCGGTTACATTCTTTCAAATGAACCGCACTGGTATGCCGCAAAAGAGCATTGGACGCAGCGTTACAAGGAAATGAATGCTTTGTCCTCTTATACGGATGCGAACTTCAAGGTCTGGTTAGAGCAAAACTACGACGGTGACATCAAACTGTTGAATCAGAATTGGAAGACATCGTTTGCTAGCTTCGATGCTGTGACGTATCCGTTCCCGATTTCACGTTCTTACAGAGGCAAACCTATGTGGTATGATTTCTGCCGTTATAATATGGATCGTGTCACGGATTGGTTTACCTACATTCAAGATGAGTTGCGTAAAGGTAACCCAGATGCAGATACGAGCATTAAGTTGCAGCCCAATCTCTTTTCCGAGAACTATCGCTCGCACGGTATCGATATGGAAGCATTGACGGAACTCACATCCATCATCGGTGATGATGCGAAGACGCAATGGATTCGCAATCTCAACGCGAAGCAGCCGGCGCCGTGGGAAGCACATTACGCTTATTTCTGGGAAGAATTGAGCATGACTTACGATTTCATGGAATCGGTCTCGCCCAACAAAATTCACTTTAATTCGGAAAATCACTTTCTCTCTGCTTCATGGGTGAGAGAGCTGGACCAGCCAGCAGCCTATGTGCGAAACGTTTACTGGTTGGCCACGATTCAGGGGATGGACGCGAATCTCGCATGGTGGTGGGCGCGCGATCCAGACGGTTCACCTGAAGACCGCATGGAAGGAGAGTTGGATTTCTTCGATCCAGCACTCGCGGGCTCGTATGCGGCATCTGCCAACCAGCAGCCGCATGTAGTCAATGAAGTGACGCAGGTCATGTATGATCTGAACAGCTTCTCTGAGGAGGTGATGGCTGTCCGCAAGCAACGCCGCCCCATTCGTTTTTTCTACTCTGAAACTTCGGCGATTAATAAGCCGCGTCATATGTCGGAACATTTTGAAGTTTATGAGCAATTGTTCTTCGAAGGTTTTCCGCTCGGTTATGCGACCCAGAAGATCATCCAGAAGCAAGATGCTAACGAATGGGACGCAATCCTAGTTTATAAGACTGAGTTTGTGACCGATGCCGAGTTTGATGCGCTGCAGGGCTATTTGGATAATGGGGGCACCGTCTTGCTGGACAGTCAAAGCCTCACCAAGAATGAATATGGTCAATCACGCAGCAAACAGTTGAAGGCTAGCAAAGGGAAGCTGGTTGCTCTTGGAGCAGACCGCTTGCTTGGATCAATTAAAGACCTCGCGCTTGAGCAATTGCCAGATGACTTACTGCCGATTTTGGTGCATGAAGACAATGGCACCACGCATAAGGGCTGCACTTGGCGAGTGGTCAAGAATCTGACTGGTGATGGATATCTTGTGAACATTCTGAACCTAGGAAAGCACTCAGCTGACTTGAACTTGACACGTCAAAGCGGCGAATCCGTAGCTGCGGTCAACATGTTAACCGGCCAAACAATTGGTTCCGAATTTGAACTAGAGCCGAACGGAGTTCTCTTACTGGAGGTGAAGGTAGGACTATGA
- a CDS encoding Gldg family protein, whose product MNMLNQVWVLILRELSSWWYSSVLYSHCVLFSFFSLAAMFLLGGFMEVNEAELSYSFFRWIPWVFAMTTPVIGIRSWSEESHCGLFEVMGTQPIQMGTLVLAKACAAFGVVAFSLFLTAPAVVTVMWLGNPDLGVIVSGYLGSLLCGCAFASVSLAVCAFMRGSIGAFVCSVALCLVLITSGVTRVANIILSSFPSLEWMTDCLAAISITPKFDPFIEGRIELAGLLGFLLLSIVALAICQRALLIQRGSRTRGTWLSRALTYGFPVWLALSIYALLAVALSVIPGRIDMTEDQRYSLPQAVAEELSGLEREVIVRLFATSHHPEFGFDLVRYERRIREMMEQVVDGSNHRVTFEVLDPSRDAQAARIAATDEVASFSVDQGEPLMFGLVVESLDRKRVFDVIDPERERYFMGDMVQAVLDVGQIERRTIGILSPFTESRSDRLAAEYWTGIQVLKQRYNLRGLSMDSDWSDLDMILLLHQNVKDPGLSNRLESFVQQGGDLVVLADPYSLMAQTFGDSNLAALESSQLPEFIQRRGITLSDNRLVYDFDLATEHVTEEGSSSNPAILTLGLGEFNPEHAITAGFDYVHFCCVGALEVAAIDGYESVGLVRTSRAALLADVSIVAEGHTSQLEQTMGQFEPLPFGLPLMVLQTSTDDPNEGRVLVVSDVDWLYGTVAGVEDQSGRIESMNANVGLMQSIIDFLAGERSLHELRIRSLAKRPLDGWDAIRQSLVAPYREPIAELAQEISLLEGNLEQASQARRLATSRNSQGGSQVVALTQALRLKLADLSSVRSQREAEVQSRLNAIKWINVLSTPLLTVLMGVAVTTFRARKCRGGCR is encoded by the coding sequence ATGAATATGTTGAACCAGGTGTGGGTGCTAATCCTACGTGAACTGTCTAGTTGGTGGTATAGCTCGGTGCTGTATTCGCACTGTGTGCTATTCTCGTTCTTCTCGTTGGCGGCGATGTTCCTGTTGGGGGGATTTATGGAGGTGAATGAGGCGGAATTATCCTATTCATTTTTTCGTTGGATTCCTTGGGTTTTTGCCATGACGACGCCGGTGATTGGAATACGGAGTTGGTCGGAGGAGAGTCACTGCGGACTGTTTGAAGTGATGGGCACTCAGCCGATACAAATGGGCACTTTGGTTTTGGCAAAAGCATGTGCTGCGTTTGGTGTCGTTGCGTTTTCTTTATTTCTCACTGCTCCAGCAGTGGTGACTGTTATGTGGCTGGGGAATCCTGACCTGGGTGTGATCGTGTCAGGCTACCTTGGTAGTCTTTTATGTGGATGTGCATTCGCCTCAGTAAGCCTTGCTGTCTGTGCATTTATGCGAGGATCCATTGGTGCTTTTGTGTGCTCGGTTGCATTGTGTTTGGTGTTGATTACCAGTGGGGTCACTCGAGTCGCGAATATCATTCTGAGTTCATTTCCAAGTTTGGAATGGATGACAGATTGTCTAGCTGCGATTTCAATTACACCGAAGTTCGACCCTTTTATTGAAGGTCGTATCGAACTGGCTGGTTTGCTCGGATTTTTACTGCTAAGTATCGTAGCATTGGCGATTTGCCAACGTGCGTTGTTGATACAGCGAGGCAGTCGCACGCGAGGGACGTGGTTGAGCAGGGCTTTGACGTATGGTTTTCCAGTATGGTTGGCGTTGAGCATCTACGCGCTACTTGCAGTGGCCTTGAGTGTGATACCTGGACGAATCGACATGACTGAAGATCAGCGTTACAGTTTGCCGCAGGCTGTCGCGGAAGAGTTAAGCGGTCTTGAACGGGAGGTGATCGTTCGATTGTTTGCGACTTCGCATCATCCAGAATTCGGCTTCGACTTGGTTCGTTATGAGCGGCGCATTCGTGAGATGATGGAACAGGTTGTTGATGGTTCGAATCATCGAGTGACTTTTGAAGTGTTGGATCCGAGTCGTGATGCTCAAGCGGCACGTATTGCTGCGACCGATGAAGTGGCTAGCTTTTCGGTTGATCAAGGGGAGCCGTTGATGTTCGGGTTGGTGGTTGAGAGCTTGGATCGGAAGCGTGTGTTTGATGTAATCGATCCAGAGCGTGAACGCTATTTTATGGGAGACATGGTGCAAGCGGTCTTGGATGTTGGCCAAATCGAAAGGCGAACGATTGGTATTCTGAGCCCGTTCACTGAGTCGCGAAGCGATCGTCTGGCTGCTGAATATTGGACTGGTATTCAGGTCTTAAAACAGCGTTACAATCTGCGCGGCCTCTCTATGGACTCGGATTGGAGCGATCTGGATATGATACTGTTGTTACATCAGAATGTTAAAGATCCTGGGCTGTCGAATCGACTCGAATCATTCGTGCAGCAAGGTGGTGATCTTGTTGTGTTGGCAGATCCCTATTCGTTGATGGCTCAAACTTTTGGGGATTCAAACTTGGCGGCGTTGGAAAGTTCACAGCTTCCGGAGTTTATTCAACGGCGAGGCATTACCCTTTCAGATAATCGCTTAGTGTATGACTTTGACTTAGCGACTGAGCATGTCACGGAGGAAGGAAGCTCCTCAAATCCCGCTATTCTGACTTTAGGATTGGGAGAATTTAATCCAGAGCATGCGATCACTGCTGGCTTTGATTATGTTCATTTCTGCTGTGTGGGCGCGTTAGAAGTGGCTGCGATCGATGGCTATGAGTCGGTCGGATTAGTTCGGACGTCTAGGGCTGCGTTACTGGCGGATGTATCAATTGTAGCTGAAGGACATACATCGCAGCTTGAGCAGACGATGGGACAGTTTGAGCCATTGCCTTTCGGGTTGCCCTTAATGGTTCTACAAACCAGCACGGACGATCCAAATGAGGGCCGCGTCTTGGTGGTCTCAGATGTTGATTGGCTATACGGAACGGTCGCAGGAGTCGAGGATCAGAGTGGGCGAATCGAGTCGATGAACGCGAATGTGGGGTTGATGCAGAGTATTATCGATTTTCTCGCGGGGGAGCGTTCTCTGCATGAGCTGCGCATACGGAGTTTGGCAAAGCGTCCTCTGGATGGATGGGATGCGATACGCCAGTCACTCGTGGCGCCATATCGAGAGCCGATAGCTGAACTGGCTCAGGAAATTAGCTTACTGGAAGGAAATCTTGAACAAGCGAGCCAAGCGCGTCGCTTAGCAACGTCACGCAATAGTCAAGGGGGATCTCAGGTGGTCGCCTTGACTCAAGCGCTTCGGCTAAAGCTTGCAGATCTATCTAGTGTGCGCAGTCAGCGAGAAGCTGAAGTCCAGAGTCGGCTCAATGCCATTAAGTGGATCAATGTCCTGTCGACGCCACTGTTGACTGTTCTAATGGGAGTTGCGGTGACGACGTTCCGTGCTCGGAAATGTAGAGGAGGATGTCGATGA
- a CDS encoding DUF4340 domain-containing protein yields the protein MTVLLQLIVALGLLVVLGCRPSTELEPTIDYLLPCLQTQSVDSIELSSAEGRTLLVRKDAGWWVDDPVDYPAATTSIQMLVRNLTDVEIGKRMKVAFSDLGKLGLESDSGSVTVTLGFESSESVTLIFGDLSYPKDMRAGHVVGMGFLARRYVRVIRSSSDEVFLVPISLVDLTSASGFWTDHSFCRIPSFKRMDFINADSVTHTFYREQMFGSLFHHVDAGEAQRIAPNQFAAFEAFLKQGRCRQVGISNPSDSLLATTEGVSVLVEDFSGNSYRFRFGRPVAPSETEIRREALQAGFFSDGMASSLVPFTVDVSSVAMEMNYLEQQLNAQNLARVNRLKGRIAYVALEECESLFRIMEGVE from the coding sequence ATGACAGTTTTGCTGCAACTGATTGTGGCGCTTGGATTATTGGTAGTGCTTGGTTGTCGGCCTTCTACTGAACTAGAACCGACTATCGACTATCTGCTGCCTTGCTTACAGACTCAATCGGTTGATTCGATTGAGCTGTCTTCTGCTGAAGGTCGCACGCTGCTGGTTCGTAAAGACGCTGGCTGGTGGGTGGATGATCCAGTTGATTATCCTGCGGCAACTACGAGCATTCAGATGTTGGTTCGGAATTTAACGGATGTCGAAATTGGGAAACGAATGAAGGTTGCGTTCAGTGATCTGGGGAAACTGGGCCTAGAATCAGACAGTGGCAGTGTGACGGTGACTTTGGGGTTTGAGTCCAGTGAGAGTGTGACGCTTATTTTCGGAGATCTGAGTTACCCCAAAGATATGCGTGCGGGGCACGTCGTAGGTATGGGTTTTTTGGCACGTCGATATGTGCGGGTGATTCGTTCCTCCAGTGATGAGGTATTTCTGGTTCCAATATCCTTGGTTGATTTGACGTCAGCGTCAGGTTTCTGGACGGATCATTCCTTTTGTCGTATTCCATCGTTCAAGCGGATGGACTTTATCAATGCGGACTCGGTGACGCATACGTTCTATCGTGAGCAAATGTTTGGATCGCTCTTTCATCATGTGGATGCAGGGGAAGCTCAACGGATCGCTCCGAATCAATTTGCTGCGTTTGAGGCGTTTTTGAAGCAAGGTCGGTGTCGCCAAGTGGGAATTTCGAATCCATCGGACTCCTTGCTTGCGACTACGGAGGGAGTGTCCGTGCTGGTGGAGGACTTTAGTGGTAATTCATATCGGTTTCGGTTTGGTCGACCAGTTGCCCCGAGTGAGACTGAAATTCGTAGAGAGGCATTACAGGCTGGGTTCTTTAGTGATGGCATGGCGTCGTCACTCGTCCCGTTTACGGTCGATGTCTCTTCTGTTGCGATGGAGATGAACTATCTTGAACAGCAGTTGAATGCTCAGAATCTGGCACGGGTAAACCGATTGAAGGGGCGTATTGCTTACGTCGCACTGGAAGAATGTGAATCTTTGTTTCGTATCATGGAGGGAGTTGAATGA
- a CDS encoding sulfatase encodes MKRISTILAAGCLALSSFAASQPNVLFIAIDDLRPELGCYGSEIAISPNLDKLASQGLLFNRAYCQEAICGPSRASLMSGMRPDSNRVVENSANLRELNPDLVTLSQHFIANGYEAVQIGKIYHNLVHSDPEFSWSRDPARIKLKKPYYPYALKENRAIQARNKKTLEAKYGKGIGRTGIVQGPAYEFADVADTEYRDGYNAQVAIATLKEMLQEDKPFFLGMGFYKPHLDFIAPKRYWDMYDHDDIPLATQVEGPKDGAAMGLHASFELRVRDGIPKSGDIDDELARNLKHAYLACVTYIDAQIGLVIEALEEAGVRDNTIIIVWGDHGWHLGDMGIWGKATNYEIATRVPMMIWTPDMPAGSRGKTTDALVELVDIYPTLTELAGLPMPDHLEGTSFTPLLADPSRPWEAAAFSQFPDPALREWAANPLSPGMRETFFGPLIKEVEGRIIEQQGEKWDRDLFENRLMGYSMRTDRYRLVVWKDVENPSAEPVFVELYDHDQDANETVNIAKDNAAIVEELLKQFDAGWQGSRPTCCAK; translated from the coding sequence ATGAAACGAATTTCCACAATTTTAGCAGCGGGCTGTCTCGCATTAAGTAGTTTTGCTGCAAGTCAGCCGAACGTTCTGTTCATTGCGATCGACGACCTGCGTCCCGAACTGGGCTGCTATGGCTCTGAGATTGCGATCTCTCCGAACCTCGACAAATTGGCGAGTCAGGGCTTGCTCTTTAACCGGGCCTATTGTCAAGAGGCGATTTGCGGTCCATCACGTGCCAGCCTTATGAGTGGCATGCGCCCCGATAGTAATCGTGTGGTCGAGAACTCTGCGAATTTGCGTGAGCTCAACCCCGATCTAGTGACGCTTTCGCAGCACTTCATTGCCAACGGCTACGAGGCGGTGCAAATCGGTAAGATTTATCATAACCTGGTGCACTCCGATCCTGAGTTTTCTTGGAGCCGTGATCCCGCTCGGATTAAACTTAAAAAGCCGTATTATCCTTACGCATTGAAGGAGAACCGTGCGATCCAAGCGCGTAATAAAAAGACGCTCGAAGCCAAATATGGCAAAGGCATCGGACGCACCGGTATCGTGCAAGGGCCTGCCTATGAGTTCGCAGATGTCGCGGATACGGAATATCGTGATGGCTATAATGCACAGGTCGCGATTGCTACGCTCAAGGAAATGTTGCAGGAGGATAAGCCTTTCTTCCTCGGCATGGGCTTCTATAAACCACACCTCGATTTTATCGCACCCAAGCGTTATTGGGATATGTATGACCACGACGATATTCCACTTGCGACACAAGTCGAAGGCCCCAAGGACGGTGCTGCGATGGGCTTACATGCTTCGTTTGAGTTACGTGTGCGCGATGGAATTCCAAAAAGTGGCGATATTGACGACGAATTAGCGCGTAACTTGAAGCACGCGTATCTCGCATGTGTCACTTATATTGATGCGCAGATCGGTCTTGTGATCGAAGCTCTGGAAGAGGCAGGCGTGCGCGATAATACCATCATTATCGTCTGGGGCGACCATGGTTGGCACCTCGGAGATATGGGAATTTGGGGCAAGGCGACGAATTACGAAATTGCAACGCGTGTGCCGATGATGATTTGGACACCAGACATGCCAGCAGGCAGTCGTGGCAAAACGACGGATGCACTGGTCGAATTGGTTGATATTTATCCGACACTCACAGAGTTGGCCGGGTTACCGATGCCTGATCATTTAGAAGGCACGAGCTTTACACCATTGCTCGCAGATCCGAGCCGTCCGTGGGAAGCCGCAGCATTCAGCCAGTTCCCAGATCCTGCTCTACGTGAGTGGGCTGCAAACCCACTGTCTCCTGGTATGCGTGAGACATTCTTCGGGCCACTGATCAAAGAAGTCGAAGGTCGTATTATCGAGCAGCAAGGTGAGAAGTGGGATCGCGATCTCTTCGAGAATCGCCTGATGGGTTACAGCATGCGCACAGATCGCTATCGCTTGGTCGTTTGGAAGGATGTCGAAAACCCAAGCGCCGAGCCTGTCTTCGTCGAGCTGTATGATCACGACCAAGATGCCAACGAAACGGTTAACATCGCAAAGGACAATGCAGCCATCGTCGAAGAATTGCTCAAGCAGTTTGATGCGGGTTGGCAGGGCAGTCGCCCGACTTGTTGTGCGAAGTAG